A single genomic interval of Vicia villosa cultivar HV-30 ecotype Madison, WI unplaced genomic scaffold, Vvil1.0 ctg.000010F_1_1, whole genome shotgun sequence harbors:
- the LOC131621610 gene encoding protein FANTASTIC FOUR 1-like, whose translation MSSSLCQGFQSCLEQGVMEPRVLTLKLAPPGSNISPSLDQEKPIIIINNECDKNDTNSSWSFLQNLTKTENGNNKVYVHPTVKRSASMLSEKSLEMCTESLGSETGSNAGESSDDLSLLSCDTRNNVTNNNNNRGSNMNNCVSRRVNRASNFPPPLTSITDFGGVHVRPHREGGRLILEAMASPSVSPYFHAERCDGRLRLSLVETVYDYDGDDEDYEEEEDDEVEDQEDQEGKEGGSEKEHEVCDEEECVEKVEDEMGVTKFGRPRRCKESGNRDFFGDGYFEISTTISLCL comes from the coding sequence ATGTCTTCTTCTTTGTGTCAAGGGTTTCAATCTTGTCTTGAACAAGGTGTGATGGAGCCACGTGTACTTACTCTCAAATTGGCTCCACCAGGATCAAACATTTCACCTTCTTTAGACCAAGAGAAacctatcatcatcatcaacaatgaATGTGACAAAAATGACACAAACTCTAGCTGGAGTTTCCTTCAGAATCTCACTAAAACTGAAAATGGTAACAACAAAGTTTATGTTCACCCAACTGTGAAACGTTCTGCTTCAATGCTAAGTGAGAAAAGCTTAGAAATGTGCACCGAAAGCCTCGGTAGCGAAACCGGTAGCAATGCTGGTGAAAGTAGTGATGATCTTTCATTGCTTTCTTGTGACACAAGAAACAAtgttaccaacaacaacaacaatagagGTAGTAACATGAACAATTGTGTGTCTAGAAGAGTGAATAGAGCTAGTAATTTTCCTCCACCACTCACTTCAATAACTGATTTTGGTGGTGTTCATGTTAGGCCTCACCGCGAAGGCGGTAGGTTGATATTAGAAGCTATGGCTTCTCCTTCTGTTAGTCCTTATTTTCATGCAGAACGTTGTGATGGTAGGCTTAGGTTGAGTCTAGTTGAGACTGTTTATGattatgatggtgatgatgaagattatgaagaagaagaagatgatgaagttgaaGATCAAGAAGATCAAGAAGGAAAAGAGGGTGGAAGTGAAAAGGAACATGAAGTGtgtgatgaagaagagtgtgttgagaaggttgaagatgaaatggGTGTGACAAAGTTTGGAAGGCCAAGAAGATGCAAAGAAAGTGGGAATAGAGATTTTTTTGGGGATGGCTACTTTGAGATTTCAACTACTATTTCTCTATGTCTTTGA